The stretch of DNA TGCAACCTCGCCATTCTCTGCACACGACACCGTGCAACCTAGACGCGTCAGGATGCGCTTCATCAGTGTCCGCGTCAGCTGGTCATCGTCCACCACTAGCACAGGCATTCCTGGCTCGATGTTGAGAGCAGTAAATGAAGCTGACGGACTGCCGCGCATAAAGTTGCTGTCAAACATTTTCAAATTGTTGAATGACTTTGAGTCGCTCGAATGCTGAGAATAGCTCGAACCCGCAGATTCGGTCGGTAGTGGTTGCTGCCCGTCATTCTCCTCATCCATCGTAAACTTCTTGGGAGATGGCAGCTGGACATATGTCGGTCTCCGTATTGGCTGGATCCtcccgcccccgccgcctTCTGAACTCGAAGGAATGGGTATTGTAAGATTAGGCCGTTCAGACGAACCCTCCGGAGACAAGGGCCGTTGCTTCGGTGTAACGCAATCAGACAACTCTTCTGGCGGTTTAGTCGGTACATCCTCAGGTATGGCTGCACTGCTAGAAGCACTCGCTTGCGAAGCGTCCACCGCTATTACACTATCTTTCGGCCGAGACGCGATTGTCGGGCTGGTCCCACGGCTATAGGCACGCTCCCGCAACACGAGTTCTACACGGCCGCCTACAATAACACAAATGTCATGAGAAAATAAGCATGGTTTCAATGATCAACAGGCGACAGGAAAGACATACCCTGCTCCATAATTCCCTGCATAGCAGCGTTCGACCGGGATGTCCTTGATATTTTTCTGGACCTTGATGCTTTGCGTGCAGCAGCATCGACCGCCATCGCCACACCGTCCGCGGAATCCGACAGATGGTTCATTCTCGCGCCGGTACGTTGCAGAGTGTCCAAGTCGGATGAACTCGATCCATCAGGCAGTTCAGGCGGTCCTGTTATGAACGTTTTCGTGCCGACTCCAAGAGGCAGCTCAACCCAGAACGTCGAGCCTTCACCGGTTTTCGACCGCACACCTAATCTTCCTCCGCTTAATTTGACAATTTGTCGAACAAGCGCCAAACCGAGACCTGTTCCTTTGCCGCCTAAAGTAAAAAGTATCCATAAATAAGTGTCCCGGTAATCGAAGTGTAATAAAATTTAACCGTGTACAAACCTTGTTGTCTTCCTTGCTCAGTTTGATTGAACGCAGCTAttcaaaaacaaacaaaccaAACTCAATACCCAAGCCAAGAACCTAAACATAGAATAGTACTCACAAAACAGTTTGCTCTGGGCCATATCTTGCGCTTTGATCCCATAGCCCGTATCCGACACCTCAATTCTAACTACAATCATCTCTAGCGGTGCTGGAGGCTTCCCATGCTGAATATTATGCTGGGTTAGATAATCTGTTGAAAGGGGCCGCTGGCTATTAGTAGCATCagcggctgctgctgctgcaacaTTCAGCAGGTCCTCGCGCGGGTCCGCGAGTGGATCCGCGTCTGGTGGTATATTGGGCACGATAAGCTGCGTTTTGATAGATAGCTTCCCGCCAGAGGGCGTAAACTTGCATGCATTGCTGTTTTAACAGATACTTAACAACAATACTCCGAATTAACAATGAagaatccattgacatacCTAGCAAGGTTGGTTATAATCTGCCGCAGCCGTGTCTCGTCGCCTGTGACCACCCCGTCCACATTTGGTGTTTCCTCAATGTGTTTCCGAATTGCCTCATTGGACTCGCCCATCGCCTTGTACGCTGCCTTCCTTGCAACCTTCACAAGTTACACGATAAGTCAACCTTTTAGCCGAATGTAGACAAATGGAGAAACCAACCAAATCAATATTAGGGTCAAGCTCCGTTTCGAATTTCAGCCCTCTTGCATCGGTCGCAAGCCGCAAGGGCACAAAAAGCGATCGCATGACCTGGTGGAATCCATACGGCTGCGCACACCAAGGAAAAAAGACCACGACAATGTCACAGGTCAGCTCAAACCCACCACGCCAAAAATAAAAGCGAGTGCAAGATCCACATACCCGTGAAGCGGACTCAAACTTGCCACTATCCATCCGATTGCTAAAACCGAAAGAGGTAGTCATTACATCATATACCCCCTCTTTCACCTCGCGATAACAAAAAAGGACTTACAAGTCCAGAACATCGTTCAAAACTAAAAGTCGCGAAGAcaagaaaataaaatcaTTTGGTTAGCAAGGAAGTACTTCGGACATGACCCTGTGAATAATATGACGTACCTTTAGACATCATGCTCAAACTGCCGCAAAGCGCGTGGAACTCAATTTCCTGGTCTTTAGCAACGCATCCCGACGCCTCCATGTTCTGAACCGCAAGGACTACAGAATCCATAAGTTTAGCAAcgcaaaaaatagataccTCAcatagaaaaaaataataacTCACGCGCTGTGTTCAATGGTACTCGCACCTGTAATTATCCCAAGCAAAAttagaaaaaagcaaaaaaaagccTGACAGGCCGATGTCAAATAAACTTATCATGAAACACATAACTGCATCATAATTTACAATCAGCATTTCAATGTACGTGTTGACTGTCACAGGGAAAACGTTCATTGACTTACGAAGTGAGGCGCCGTTTCGAATCCGATGCCTTTCGTTCGTTGATCTGAGCCTTCTGAGTAGCCTAAAAATACATCAATGTCAGCAGGGTTGCACAAGTGAGTTCAGCACTCTAAAAAGAGTATACCTTAAACTGGATTTTTAGCTGATCCCGAAGCGTATATAGCCGTCTTTCAGACTAGAGGCCATTTGAATTGTTAAGAAGACCCAATGACCAAACCCCAACGGAACAAAACTCACGCTTTCC from Psilocybe cubensis strain MGC-MH-2018 chromosome 7, whole genome shotgun sequence encodes:
- a CDS encoding putative histidine kinase 1 yields the protein MLIVRVPLNTALLAVQNMEASGCVAKDQEIEFHALCGSLSMMSKVLNDVLDFNRMDSGKFESASRPYGFHQVMRSLFVPLRLATDARGLKFETELDPNIDLVARKAAYKAMGESNEAIRKHIEETPNVDGVVTGDETRLRQIITNLASNACKFTPSGGKLSIKTQLIVPNIPPDADPLADPREDLLNVAAAAAADATNSQRPLSTDYLTQHNIQHGKPPAPLEMIVVRIEVSDTGYGIKAQDMAQSKLFSAFNQTEQGRQQGGKGTGLGLALVRQIVKLSGGRLGVRSKTGEGSTFWVELPLGVGTKTFITGPPELPDGSSSSDLDTLQRTGARMNHLSDSADGVAMAVDAAARKASRSRKISRTSRSNAAMQGIMEQGGRVELVLRERAYSRGTSPTIASRPKDSVIAVDASQASASSSAAIPEDVPTKPPEELSDCVTPKQRPLSPEGSSERPNLTIPIPSSSEGGGGGRIQPIRRPTYVQLPSPKKFTMDEENDGQQPLPTESAGSSYSQHSSDSKSFNNLKMFDSNFMRGSPSASFTALNIEPGMPVLVVDDDQLTRTLMKRILTRLGCTVSCAENGEVALEMILGQKIALGSTPSSDASGNAGPILEQQQEQPVFDEGKYAVVFLDNQMPVMSGLKVVEKMRELGRTDFIVGVTGNALLSDQEEYLEAGVDRVLTKPVLERSLRDILVLADEKRRGVQEGKTP